The Nicotiana tomentosiformis chromosome 2, ASM39032v3, whole genome shotgun sequence genome includes the window TTTCAATTATGATCTCAACTGAGTCCTCCATAGCATTTTTCTGGAACAACAGATTGATAATGGAAAGAGAAAAGGTAAGATATGTGTAGAAGACAACTGCTCCTCTTAATTTAGAAAAGGGAGGATCAAAGGGGATGGAATTCCACAAGTGACCACTGAAAAGACAGCCAACATACCTGATTCTTCAGCATTTCAAGAATCAGAGATAGGGCAAGTTCCCTTGTCAATGACTCAGAATCATCTAACACCTCAAGCACAGCAGTTAATATCTGATTGAAGTACTGCACAAAACAAAAGATGACATGTCATGAAATCCATAtccttttttacttttattagaGTACTAATCCAAAGGAACACAAATTAAGCTCCAACCATTTGGAATGTGATTCGACTACTAGACAGAAAAGCAGTGAATTAGACTATGATCCTGGGTCTTGCATAAGAATCCGAAAATCAATATTAATTGACTAAATATCAACAGATTTCAATGGCAAATATACCTTGCTCCAGATGGATTGATCATTAGCAACAGAAGCTTCGACCAATTGTTCAAGTGCATCACGCTTGTTAGCAGAAGGACTTCCATCATTACCATTGCAAATCTACCCAAAAGTGGAAGATAAAGCAGCGTAAGAATACTGAAGGTTTTTATCCTCTAATTATTACAAAATTAGACTTGAGAAATCATCTAAAAGATTCTTCATGATGGAAGTAAAACGTGACAATATAGCACAACCTGCACAGATGGACCACACAAAAAAAAACTCACCAAGTGAAGAATATGAGGGATGCTTGGTCCAGTTTCTAGAGTTGAATTTATCTTGAGAGCAGAGAGTTTTAGGTGATTAGGCCCCAGATTAGATGAAGATCCATTATCAACTAGCTCATTGCCGTCCAGATGAGGAATGGAGGTCTGTTCTATGTTTGAGCTGTTATCCTTGCTTTCCAATGTCCATAATGCGTTATTCTCACTTGTGGAAAGGGCCCCAAATTTCAAATCCTTGGCTTTTGAAACAGTAGGATCAGTGTTGGAACCAGTTTCCACACCACAATAGAAGTCCTGAGTACCATCAGACAACTGACCAGTAGATCTAGTCATATAGGTTGGGTCTTGAAGAGAATTCCACTTTCTGATGCTATCAGAATCAACTGCACCCCCAGAATACCTTCCAAATAGATTACTCTTCGTTGAAGTGCCAATATATCCCTCTTCAGATGATGTTCCAACAACATCAGATGGATCATAAGAAGACTTGGAACGTTGTCTATCTTTCTTGCTCTGCAGGAAATTCATCAAATCCACTTCTATACGAGGCGTGCACTTTTTAAGAGCCCGTCTTAAGGAATTTTGTTCTTCAACCGATAAGCTAAGAATGAAATTGAGAACTGCTGTCGAGTCGAAGTGTGTGTACATTGATATAATGCACGAAATAGCTGCTTCTTTCAGTTTGGTATTCTTATCATGGATCAATGGTGTCAACTTAGCAAGCCATAACTTGAGGATGCCAATGTTAGCAGCACCTTCAGAATTTGAAGGATGCTTGTTAAATGAGCCAATTGCAAACTCAATTACTGCGAGTTTAGCCTTTGGGGACCGCTGTTCATCTAATGAACGGAGCAAAGCTGGCAAAAGGGTATCTATCCCATATGTCTTGCTAACTATTTCAAGGGTAGTTGAGCAGGGCTGCCTCACCAATTCCTTGGGATCAATTAACCGTGAGAAAACATGTGGCAAGATCCTCTCTACATAACTTTCAAATGGCTTTCTGCAAGCAGGAATAAGATCTGCAAGGGTTGAAAGTGCTGCCTGTGCGACCTTATGATGGGGATCATCAAGATGCTGGAAAAACAATTTCATAACCTTCTCAAAACTCTGAGTTGTTTCTTGAATACCTCTAGGGCCCTGCTGTAGCAAAGACCGGAGATAGCTGAATGCAGCAACCCTGGCTTTCCAATCTGAAGTAGAACTGAGACCCTCACTTAATGCATCATTTAGTGAAGCTGGACCATCCACATAACTAGATACATCTCCTAGTGGAAGCTGACTGTCATCAAAGCTCCTCCTCCTGCTAGCTGACATTCTTCCTGCTGCATTCTTTTTTAAGAGAGGACGTTGAAAATTGGGAACATGATTATTATGGGAGTCCCTAAAGTTAGTATCTCTGTACGGTGTCTCTAAGTATTGTCTGTCAGCACGAGAGTTCATAAACCGCCTAATGTCTCTCAGCTCAGCATTCTCTTCAACAAGTCCTCTATCCTGTGGTTTCTCAGAAGCTCTTCTTGCAGTGTAGGAGTTGAGTGCAGAAAAAGACTCATGATCCGTACTACTTCGATATGATGCTTTAGCTGAATCCTTTGAGGCCTGGATCTGAGTGATGATATCAGACAAAACCAACCCACCACTGCGATTATTTCCTTTAGTCATAGCAGATGGTGCATCAACCAGTAAAGCATTAGTAAGACTAGTTGATGCAGGAACAGCAAGAGGGAACGGTGGATCACGGGATGAGGGCGGGTCAACTCCTGCACTAGGGGACAATATAAGAACATTTTAAGCTGTTCAATAAAAACTCAAAAGTTACAGCAGTAGttcaaatttatttttagcaGAATCATCAAACTGCATGCAGATGACCTTTCACTGTGTCAATTAATTAAACACATCAAGCTTTTCTTCATCAAATCAGTAATTACTTAAACACATCAAGTTTCAGGATGCAGAAGAATAATGGAAGAGGAAACAATCACCTAGATCCAAACTAGAGGAGCGACTTTTCTCAGATACATCTAGCCCTTTGAGCAGGTTTTCTATAGCAGAAACTTTCTGTTTACTAGCATGAAGTACACTTTCCAGGCTACGTTCCACTCCCACAGGCTTTGCTTGTGGCAAAAGCAGCCCAGAGGACAAGGACGTCCCTGAAGACAAATTAGCACTTCTATCCATGGCAACTATTGCAGACGTTCCATAACCAGGTAGATGTGAAGAAGCAGATGTTTGAGAAGCAAGTGAGAACTGTGAACTCCTTTCTCGAACAGAGGGAGAAGCATGTCGTTTATGAATACCACCATCTTCCTCATTTATGATCTGCAAAAAAGATCAACTTTAGTCCACAACATCGCCTTTGAAGACTGATCTGGAGTATATGACAATCATCTGCCCTGGAAGGATGCTGGGAGCAATTTAGAAGAGAAAAGACAGTACCCTTTGGATAGCAGGATCAAAGGACATAAACAAACGCCTAGAACGTTCTGGCCAAGTTCTTGCAAACATTCTGTACAAAGTTCTTGCAGTTGATCGTACCTGTTGTTAAAGCTAAGTGATAAGAATTGCCAACAAGAGATCTTGAATCCAAGTTGAGGGGTTGGAGCGGGGGGAGATGGGTGATGCAAACGCAAGGTATACATGCAGATAATTATGCAAAATCTGTAAAAATATGATACTCAGAGTTTAACATGCATACCTCACTCATTGCATCAGCGACACAACATTTTATAAGGTCTTCATAAAGCTCAGCTGAACGTTGTACCTCAGATGCATCAGGCCAATGTTCAAGGATCAGAAGTGCATACTCACAGCATCTGTCGTCGAACATAATCAGAAGATGGAATAGCACTTTAGAGAATTAAATACAAAATCATTTTTttataaccgtggtgtccgggtCATCTTACACGcgccagtgttatcaaaggcgaaaagcgcaaaaaagttCTAAGGTCCtctggggctttaagcgcaaagcgcaaataaagcatGGGCTTTAATGAAAAAGGGCACAActggaaaaagtaaaaatatgcatATGTAGTCTAAGAacaataattataagcatgaataattataagcgctcaacatgttttgagcctcgctttcagggcttaagcgcgctttaagcgcgcctttgacaacactgacgcacacctcgactaattccacgggatacctgcTACCTCCGAGGTAcgaggtaactctatccaccaaggatTGGACAGATGCAaggaaatcacctagtgtttttgcCTCGGCTGAGATTTTGAatctgagacctcatggttctcaacccacttcattgaccactagaccACGCCCTTAGGGGGAAATTAAATACAAAATTAAGATCTGTCAGCTAGAAGTAGTATCAAACCTTGCACGAAGTACTGCATTTCTGTCATTCTTTGCAGAATCAGCTATACGAGGAAGTGCTCGACCAACTTTGCAGTTGCGCAACATCTGAaacggaaagaaaaaaaaaacaaatgattGATAGATACTGTAGGTACGAGCCAGAAAACAGATTCAAGAATCACATAAAGCATTACCGTCTTTATGCAGTTATCAGCAGATTCTGCAATTACAAGAACAGTTATCACAACAAGCTTGAAAAGAACCT containing:
- the LOC104102115 gene encoding CLIP-associated protein-like; amino-acid sequence: MEAALELARAKDTKSRMAGVEHLHTLLEASRKTLSSSEVTSLVDVCLDLLKDNNFRVSQGALMSLASAAVLSGEYFKLHFNALLPAVVERLGDAKQPVRDAARRLLLTLMEVSSPTIIVERAGSCAWMHKSFKVREEFARTLTSAIGLFASTELPLQRAILPPILQMLNDPNHGVREAAISCIEEMYSEIGPQFRDELQRHHLPSMLLKDINARLEKIEPKSRSTDGISSNYSAGEVRSASLNSKKSSPKAKRSTREVSLFGGDSDITEKPVDPIKVYSEKELIREFENIASTLVPEKDWSIRIAAMQRVEALVIGGAADYPCFRGLLKQLVGPLSTQLSDRRSSIIKQACHLLNFLSKELLGDFEACAEMFIPVLFKLVVITVLVIAESADNCIKTMLRNCKVGRALPRIADSAKNDRNAVLRARCCEYALLILEHWPDASEVQRSAELYEDLIKCCVADAMSEVRSTARTLYRMFARTWPERSRRLFMSFDPAIQRIINEEDGGIHKRHASPSVRERSSQFSLASQTSASSHLPGYGTSAIVAMDRSANLSSGTSLSSGLLLPQAKPVGVERSLESVLHASKQKVSAIENLLKGLDVSEKSRSSSLDLGVDPPSSRDPPFPLAVPASTSLTNALLVDAPSAMTKGNNRSGGLVLSDIITQIQASKDSAKASYRSSTDHESFSALNSYTARRASEKPQDRGLVEENAELRDIRRFMNSRADRQYLETPYRDTNFRDSHNNHVPNFQRPLLKKNAAGRMSASRRRSFDDSQLPLGDVSSYVDGPASLNDALSEGLSSTSDWKARVAAFSYLRSLLQQGPRGIQETTQSFEKVMKLFFQHLDDPHHKVAQAALSTLADLIPACRKPFESYVERILPHVFSRLIDPKELVRQPCSTTLEIVSKTYGIDTLLPALLRSLDEQRSPKAKLAVIEFAIGSFNKHPSNSEGAANIGILKLWLAKLTPLIHDKNTKLKEAAISCIISMYTHFDSTAVLNFILSLSVEEQNSLRRALKKCTPRIEVDLMNFLQSKKDRQRSKSSYDPSDVVGTSSEEGYIGTSTKSNLFGRYSGGAVDSDSIRKWNSLQDPTYMTRSTGQLSDGTQDFYCGVETGSNTDPTVSKAKDLKFGALSTSENNALWTLESKDNSSNIEQTSIPHLDGNELVDNGSSSNLGPNHLKLSALKINSTLETGPSIPHILHLICNGNDGSPSANKRDALEQLVEASVANDQSIWSKYFNQILTAVLEVLDDSESLTRELALSLILEMLKNQKNAMEDSVEIIIEKLLHVTKDDVAKVANEAENCLTTILSQYDPFRCLSVIVPLLVTEDEKTLVTCINSLTKLVGRLSQEELMSQLPSFLPSLFDAFGNQSADVRKTVVFCLVDIYIMLGKAFMPYLEGLNSTQLRLVTIYANRISQARTGTPVEASQS